A genomic window from Triticum urartu cultivar G1812 chromosome 7, Tu2.1, whole genome shotgun sequence includes:
- the LOC125519874 gene encoding aspartyl protease family protein At5g10770-like, which translates to MASPLFLCILLVVFGSYLSTISAAGNVMPRPDRAGAVVPLLHRHGPCAKSPSTDKPSSFAEALHRSRVRADYIMSRALRGRGTTTIMEGKVSIPAHLGTSVDSQEYVVTLGLGTPAVEQVLLMDTGSDLSWVQCAPCNSTDCYPQKDPLFDPRKSSTYAPIPCGSDVCKSLQSNHLGNGCSMNDNGTQSQCGYRVEYGGGLKTRGVYSNEALTLAPGEVVKDFHFGCAYKQRGADDKTDGLLGLGGAPQSLPVQTSALYGGSFSYCLPPVSSGTGFLALGAPSNTSGFSFTPMTDFMDDGTSYLVKLTGISVGGKQLRIPRKVFEGGLIVDCGNIISHLPSTPYAKLRSAFRAAMAAYPLIPSDDDDTCYNFTGYSDVTVPKVALTFTGGVTVDLDVPNGVLLDGCLAFTESGSDGYVGFLGNVQMRTLEMLYDARGGGLGFRAGAC; encoded by the exons ATGGCTTCTCCCTTGTTCTTGTGCATCCTCCTGGTCGTATTTGGCAGCTACCTTTCCACCATTTCTGCTGCAGGCAACG TGATGCCGCGGCCAGACCGCGCCGGCGCCGTTGTGCCGCTGTTGCACAGGCACGGACCCTGCGCCAAGTCGCCGTCCACCGACAAGCCATCATCTTTCGCCGAGGCGCTTCACAGAAGCCGTGTCCGCGCAGACTACATCATGAGCAGAGCACTGAGAGGGAGGGGCACCACAACCATCATGGAGGGCAAGGTGAGCATCCCGGCGCACCTGGGCACCTCTGTGGACTCGCAGGAGTACGTAGTGACGTTGGGCCTGGGCACGCCGGCCGTGGAGCAGGTCCTCCTCATGGACACCGGCAGCGACCTGTCGTGGGTGCAATGCGCGCCATGCAACTCCACCGACTGCTACCCTCAGAAGGATCCTTTGTTCGACCCGCGCAAGTCCTCCACCTACGCACCCATCCCCTGCGGCTCCGACGTTTGCAAGAGCCTCCAGTCCAACCACTTGGGCAATGGCTGCAGCATGAACGACAATGGCACCCAGTCCCAGTGCGGGTATCGAGTCGAGTACGGAGGAGGTTTAAAGACCAGGGGTGTGTACAGCAACGAGGCGCTCACGCTGGCCCCCGGCGAAGTGGTCAAGGACTTCCATTTCGGCTGTGCATACAAGCAGCGCGGCGCCGACGACAAGACCGACGGCCTGCTCGGGCTCGGCGGGGCGCCCCAGTCGCTCCCGGTCCAGACCTCCGCCCTCTACGGCGGCTCCTTCTCCTACTGCCTCCCGCCGGTGAGCAGCGGCACCGGGTTCCTAGCCCTTGGCGCTCCCAGCAACACCTCGGGCTTCTCATTCACGCCGATGACTGACTTCATGGATGACGGAACCTCCTACCTGGTGAAGCTCACCGGCATCAGCGTCGGCGGGAAGCAGCTCCGCATCCCACGGAAGGTGTTTGAGGGGGGCCTGATCGTGGACTGCGGCAATATCATCTCACATCTGCCGTCGACGCCCTACGCTAAACTCCGGTCCGCGTTCCGGGCGGCCATGGCGGCTTACCCGCTCATCCCGAGCGACGACGACGACACATGCTACAACTTCACCGGATACAGCGACGTTACCGTGCCCAAGGTCGCTCTCACGTTCACCGGCGGCGTCACGGTCGACCTCGATGTCCCCAATGGGGTTCTGTTGGATGGCTGTCTGGCCTTCACCGAGTCCGGGTCAGATGGTTACGTCGGGTTCCTCGGCAATGTCCAAATGAGAACGTTGGAGATGTTGTACGACGCTAGGGGTGGTGGActcggattccgggcaggtgcgtgCTGA